One Podarcis muralis chromosome Z, rPodMur119.hap1.1, whole genome shotgun sequence DNA segment encodes these proteins:
- the FRMPD3 gene encoding FERM and PDZ domain-containing protein 3 isoform X2, giving the protein MVRFQESPSNHPTTEEGEEGIKGENDEMRGGEERWGEGEKRRIIIGREGTAKASLDGVTNLILCIRTETEDRILPSLCPGILSSPAAGDAMPEESWDAMEWGPPPSEAFRQVTIRRHPDRGFGFVAGGERPVVVRSVVAGGPSEDKLFPGDQIWAIGDEDVSDVARERFIEIVRSAKESAVFTVLQTHQSPKSAFISAAKKAKLRSNPAKVRFSEPEPEMLKKEALLLIPNVLKVFLENGQVKSFTFDSRTTVKDVMATLQDRLSLRRIEHFSLVLEYRSPERSHQFLLLQEKQPLAHVVQRTHYQGMRCLFRVSFYPKDPAELLRRDAAAFEYLYIQSRNDVIRERFGADPDPESLLVLTALHIYITVSATRPSHKVALRNVEKEWGLEPFLPPSLLPATKDKLLRRSLSQQLKAHQRRGAQVSPTRAKLQYLRLLDRLPTFSGVIFQTVGMDGQDTAPTLLVGPRHGVSHVIDLRTNLTTVLCEFSQISRVQLFRENPGVARVETGIVDAKPLVLLMEWPEATNFAGLISGYCHLLADSRRTLFPVAPPPMTKAGREKEAGNRSACSNRRAMPPELPRRRRPDLNQNRIFGDGETRPRTKSDPVLKLPGAEGEGCGARRARARSVDGPGRSLGRAGLDLTALPPPGSEGDEDDPTTALAIAAPPPGFGDNSSDEDDTRRQWAAPSEDAGCQLPVTFVEAVVPGSRTVRERAQDLDEALVSTLQALEALAEAEDGPPTSATGLIVLAALDPDSGRDADASPNATYFLAQRVDPDGFLVQKDLPFRLRGCGAPTWQAKTEKSSPAWLAEAKPSPSAQPCPSNPEPECPQKETESCQVPADRIRRDTMVPPPQEVSDLEPKVPHGEDLEVPAQPRVPRPAFRFRKLFSATFPARLKRETDERRAQLRKVKQFELEFLEQLLKGPAPGGCGCPPGTSPVPTAPSVSRWDCRGRESCPQRVAQGFPSRRVRSASPEPRDVEKSASCLGTECVVAAAPRYEKLQCRASGEGAVPEEGDPAPRFPDDVCPRQLGPGGEGCCSVRSCFSARGGDDEADELCYSVPPMPDAASQTQEIDLRAASGLDRIRELCGREYAFPGGFSAVRLDAERLLGALRQCAAAAGNGASVPDEGRRELALAFRELRAACRRVAGAEKSPARLLPAVAGSFRVLARLAETAAVVGKEARRRALLAQVEEVARNYTALARAAEESAARQAGEEPVRPLTAPAAK; this is encoded by the exons ATGGTCCGTTTCCAAGAATCTCCATCCAACCACCCGACCaccgaggaaggagaggaaggtatCAAAGGAGAGAACGACGAAatgagaggaggagaagagagatggggggaaggagagaagaggagaataATAATAGGGCGGGAAGGGACCGCCAAGGCTTCTTTGGATGGAGTTACAAACTTG ATTCTGTGCATTAGGACAGAGACCGAGGATAGGATTCTTCCCTCCCTGTGTCCTGGAATCCTGTCTTCTCCCGCCGCTGGAGATGCAATGCCAGAGGAAAGCTGGGATGCTATGGAATGGGGACCGCCGCCTTCCGAGGCCTTCCGACAGGTGACGATCCGGCGCCACCCGGACAGAGGGTTTGGCTTTGTGGCCGGTGGCGAGAGGCCCGTGGTGGTGCGTTCAGTAGTGGCAG GCGGACCCTCGGAGGACAAACTCTTTCCCGGGGACCAGATCTGGGCCATCGGTGACGAAGACGTGAGTGATGTTGCCCGGGAGAGATTCATCGAAATTGTGAG AAGCGCCAAGGAGTCCGCTGTCTTCACCGTGCTGCAAACCCATCAG TCGCCCAAGTCGGCCTTCATCAGTGCTGCGAAGAAGGCCAAGCTGAGGTCCAACCCTGCCAAAGTGCGCTTCTCGGAGCCGGAGCCG GAGATGCTGAAGAAGGAAGCCCTCCTCCTCATCCCCAACGTCCTGAAGGTTTTCCTCGAAAACGGGCAGGTCAAGTCCTTCACCTTCGACAGCCGCACCACCGTCAAG GATGTGATGGCAACCCTCCAGGATCGCCTTTCCCTGCGGCGAATTGAGCATTTTTCCCTTGTCTTGGAATACCGCAGCCCCGAGCGGAGCCACCAGTTTCTCCTCCTACAGGAGAAGCAGCCTTTGGCCCAT gTCGTTCAACGGACCCACTACCAAGGCATGCGGTGCCTTTTTCGGGTCAGCTTCTACCCCAAAGACCCTGCCGAACTGTTGCGGCGAGACGCCGCCGCCTTCGAATACCTCTACATCCAG AGCCGCAACGATGTCATCCGGGAGCGGTTTGGTGCCGACCCCGATCCGGAGTCGCTCCTGGTCCTGACGGCGCTCCACATCTATATCACCGTCTCAGCCACCCGTCCCAGCCACAAGGTGGCGCTCAGAAACGTCGA GAAGGAATGGGGTCTGGAGCCCTTCTTGCCTCCCTCTCTGTTGCCAGCTACCAAGGACAAGCTCCTGCGCCGGTCGCTCTCACAACAGCTGAAGGCGCACCAGCGGCGCGGCGCCCAG GTCTCCCCTACCCGGGCCAAGCTCCAGTACCTACGCCTCCTCGACCGGCTGCCCACCTTCTCCGGCGTCATCTTCCAGACCGTTGGGATG GACGGCCAGGACACGGCCCCCACCCTCCTGGTGGGCCCCCGCCATGGCGTGAGTCACGTTATCGACCTCCGCACCAACCTGACCACTGTCCTGTGCGAATTCAGCCAGATCAGCAGAGTCCAACTCTTCCGGGAGAACCCGGGTGTGGCAAGGGTGGAGACCGGCATTGTGGATGCAAAG CCGCTGGTGCTTCTGATGGAGTGGCCAGAAGCCACCAATTTTGCTGGCCTCATTTCTGGTTACTGCCACCTACTGGCCGACTCCAGAAGGACGCTTTTCCCGGTCGCACCACCTCCCATGACCAAGGCAG GCAGAGAGAAGGAGGCTGGGAACCGTAGTGCCTGCAGCAACCGCCGTGCTATGCCACCGgagctgccacgccgccgccgccccgaCCTCAACCAGAACCGGATCTTTGGAGATGGGGAAACGCGGCCCAGGACCAAGTCGGATCCAGTGCTGAAACTCCCGGGTGCCGAGGGCGAGGGCTGCGGTGCCAGGCGCGCCCGAGCCCGCTCGGTGGACGGTCCCGGACGGAGCCTGGGCCGTGCTGGCCTGGACCTGACGGCGCTGCCACCGCCGGGCAGCGAGGGCGATGAGGACGACCCCACCACCGCCCTGGCCATCGCGGCACCGCCACCTGGCTTCGGAGACAATAGCTCTGATGAGGACGACACCCGGCGCCAGTGGGCGGCACCAAGTGAGGATGCCGGGTGCCAGCTACCGGTGACCTTCGTCGAGGCGGTGGTGCCGGGGTCCCGGACGGTCCGGGAACGAGCCCAGGATCTCGACGAGGCACTGGTGTCGACCCTGCAGGCCCTGGAAGCCCTGGCGGAGGCGGAGGATGGACCACCGACGTCAGCCACGG GTCTCATCGTCCTGGCCGCCCTCGACCCCGACTCCGGCCGTGACGCAGACGCTTCCCCCAACGCCACCTACTTCCTGGCGCAACGGGTCGACCCGGATGGCTTCCTGGTCCAGAAGGACCTACCTTTCCGCTTGAGAGGCTGTGGGGCGCCCACTTGGCAGGCGAAGACTGAGAAGTCCTCACCAGCGTGGCTCGCTGAGGCCAAACCAAGTCCCAGTGCTCAGCCTTGCCCCTCGAACCCTGAACCAGAGTGTCCCCAGAAGGAGACAGAGAGCTGCCAGGTGCCGGCGGATAGGATCCGGAGAGATACTatggttcccccaccccaggaagTGTCTGATCTCGAACCCAAGGTGCCACACGGAGAGGATCTGGAGGTCCCGGCGCAGCCGCGGGTGCCCCGGCCGGCGTTCCGCTTCCGGAAGCTCTTCTCAGCGACATTCCCAGCACGGCTCAAACGGGAGACAGATGAGCGCCGGGCGCAACTCCGGAAAGTGAAGCAGTTTGAACTGGAGTTCCTGGAGCAACTCCTGAAGGGTCCGGCGCCGGGGGGCTGTGGTTGCCCacctggcaccagccctgtgccaACAGCGCCCAGTGTGTCGCGGTGGgactgcagagggagagagagttgcCCACAGCGGGTCGCACAAGGATTCCCGAGTCGACGGGTGCGCTCAGCCAGCCCAGAGCCGAGAGATGTGGAAAAGAGCGCCTCCTGCCTGGGGACCGAgtgcgtggtggcagcagcaccACGCTACGAGAAGCTGCAGTGCCGCGCCAGCGGGGAAGGGGCCGTTCCAGAAGAGGGTGATCCAGCGCCGCGTTTCCCGGATGACGTGTGCCCACGGCAACTGGGGCCGGGTGGAGAGGGCTGCTGCTCAGTGCGCTCCTGTTTCTCAGCGCGGGGAGGTGACGACGAAGCCGATGAGCTGTGCTACTCGGTGCCGCCAATGCCGGATGCAGCATCCCAGACACAGGAGATTGACCTGCGGGCAGCATCGGGCCTCGACCGCATCCGGGAACTGTGCGGGCGGGAGTACGCCTTCCCCGGTGGGTTCTCGGCGGTGAGGCTCGACGCTGAACGGCTGCTAGGCGCCCTGCGGCAATGTGCAGCAGCGGCAGGGAATGGGGCGTCGGTGCCAGATGAGGGCCGGCGGGAGCTGGCACTGGCCTTCCGGGAACTGAGGGCCGCCTGCCGGCGGGTGGCGGGCGCTGAGAAGAGCCCGGCACGGCTGCTGccagccgtcgccgggagtttcCGGGTGCTGGCGCGGTTGGCGGAGACGGCAGCGGTGGTGGGCAAAGAGGCACGGCGGCGGGCACTGCTGGCTCAGGTGGAGGAGGTGGCGAGGAACTACACCGCCCTGGCAAGGGCGGCGGAGGAGTCAGCAGCCAGGCAGGCGGGCGAGGAGCCAGTGCGCCCATTGACAGCACCGGCGGCAAAGTGA